The DNA window CATGCTCATGTTGCTTGTATACTGTTGTATGAATAATGCTATGTTTTGTTGGTGCTTGAAAGCAAACATTTTGTTGGAGGGATCATCCTCCCGCAGCAATAATGGTCCAATAATTACTAGTACATGGTGTTGCCTTGTAAATAGATCATGGTGCAACTGATGAAATAATACATTTGTGGTTCAGTACATTTCTCACCAAACACTGGCCTTGTGATATGTAGTACAGATGAGGACCACATGTGATATAATGACTGCTCTTTCTACATTGCCAGGACTGCAGATTAGGAGAATTTGGTCCTCAGATACATTCTGAAATATACTTGTACTGAAGATGAACAACATTCCCAGCGGTATCATCCGCACTGTATATGGCTTGAAAGGGGCATTATGACATTATTCTAGAAGATACACTTCCATGAGCTGTATATATAGCTGATTATTTAGGGTGGCTAATTTGTAGCAGAGTTGCATCTCTGTTTCTTCTACATGCTGCTGGGCTTGGGTTCTTTCTCCGTGATCACGAGCTCGTTCCACTCCGGGTTGCGAGGGAGGTAAGTCTCCTGCAGGTTTTGAAACAAAGACGTCAGAGCAATGACAGTTTTTGCCTCAGGCCTTGAGTTGCCAACTTATATTGAGAATAGCATTTGCTTTTCAGCAGATGGAGTTTGTTACTGTCTTGGTCCTCTTGGACATGAACTAAAATTTGATGTCATAAATATTAGTAAATTTTCTTGAATACCCAAGGAAAACCTGATCCAGCTTTAGGGTGCTGTGAGATTGATGCATGTTTACGAAGTCTCTAAATGGTATGATTTTTGTTGAAAATAACTTCTAATTTGTGTTAGATACTACAAGTTTCCATCCTGTACTCATTTTTTGAACGGCTAAATAGTGTGttttctcaaaataaatttctataagaaagttgtttCTTTAAAAACTTATATCAatcaatttttaaagttttttttctaatacttGATTAATGGTCGTTCCGTTTTACGTGCAGGAAGAAGATCCCAATTcatttttcctccaaaatcccttgAAACGGGCTCGAGGTTGGTGTCGGTTCAACCATCCATAATTCTCTCATTTTCCTCCACGAGCTCCAAAATTCCTTTGTGTTGCAACATATTTCAACCATCCACAATTCTCTCATTTCGCAATGATCAAAACTCTAGTACTTGACTATAAGCGGGCACTTCGTCCAGACGGGCCACTACAAACCTACTACTTGATTAAACTCTAAAACAACATTTGCAATTGCAATTAGTATTCCACTACTTGACTCACCTACACTATCGTAGTCAGATAAGAGTAGTTCTAGTCATCAATTCAATtgctgaatatttttttttctttccgatAGCACGAAGCGAACGAGAGCTAATTGAAGAGAGAACAAGATGAATCGATTTGGGGATtgctgaactttttttttccctttccgaTTGCACGAAGCGAACGAGAGCTatttgaagagagagagagagagagagagagagagagagagcaaaacgGAATCGatttgggggggagggggctaGGAACGTACGGAGATGTAGGAGCAGGTGGGGAGGATGCgcatgccgcgccgccgcgcgtggGCGAAGGCGGCGTCGCAGAGCCGCGCCGCGAGCCCACGCCCGCGCTTGCTCCCCGGCACGTACGTGTGCGCCATCTCCATCACCGCTGccggcgtcgtcgcgccgccgtcgccggaggaggaggaggagcgcggttgggcggcggcgaggaggcggtacTGGAGGTAGGCCTCGCCGTCGGGCGTCTCGaacctcctcgcctcctccctccacaacacgacctcctccgccgccgccgtctcccgacCGCCGGCCTTCGCCATCGTCGCAGAACCTGGTGTGTTCGGCCCAACAAGCCCAAATTAATTTGGAAACAGTGGAGATTGGCAAATTGCAAAGCCACTGTAATGTTGTGCTGCCTCCGtttttccctttccttttttttttcttaattttactGATCAAACTGCCCGTGTGTTACAATGGTAAAACtaaaattatgataaaatatTTAGTGAATAGTTAAAATTagttgggtggcccgcgcaatggCGCGGCTAgcaacaatttaaaattatctatcttttacatgattttatttaaaattatcatttacatgattataataattttatatttttaaaagttacgcCAGTCGCTACCCCTTACTCCTTTGTTATTTGCTTACTCGATCTAACACTACTTCTATTCATCCAGTTTTGAACTTTAAAAATTAGGCCTTATAGTGTTTAGAGTTCATTGTCTTGTTGGCTttcgttttcataatttttagaagtataGTCAAACATCACCAATTTACTACTCTACGGCTCGTCCGCTGCcacctctctttattgtcattggtattttaaatttcgaacataattattgtttgtgtttttttactttctGTAAGTCTCGCCAAATCGTGAGTAGCTTCACCACTATACTTCTCTGCAGCTCGCCCGCTACCTCCCCTtcttattgtcattgagattttaaaagtcgaatatgattatcattggtatTTATTATTACTCTCCATAAGTCCCGCCATCCATCGTGACCATGCTGCTTAACAGCATGCCCATCGTCACTCATCTTAATcatcattgggattctatttggggttttgtttatagtttttagatatcCCATCAACGGCCAGCACTCTACTCATTTACAGGACTATTGCTTctcccctctttattgtcatttgttATCATTGTGTCAACTAGACGgactttctttttaaaaattgtatattttttatttcgataattaaaagtgtcaattaggcctagagggggggtatgtgaataggctaattcaaaaaatCACTTAACAGCGGAAGCAGTACttttcggatatttccgaaattttcggatatattcgaaaattttcggagtcagcacaaatagcaaagtaaatcctagatctaatcgcctacaacaagaatatgctagcacaaacagcaactagacctatagcggctcaaacaagcaaagctagtggagagggaggaagtaaagtcaccaaagatgaagctcatgaagttgttcccgaagttcgaatccttgaggggattctactctccgttgaggagctcactaagagctgggtcttagctaaccctttcctcaagaggttgcactaagcactcctccttccactaagggtatctcttccctttcggaggtgagatccgaccttcacaaacttctcccggccaaccacaagtagatcggtggctcgggagcaacacctagccgcctaggagtcctcaacctccaagagtaacaaatgaagcaaagagctctcggagatgatgcaagtgctcacaaatttTCATGAAGACCACAAGAAGCacccacacaaactcgaatccacactctctcacacacaccaaatccgaatCAAACACGGGTGGAGAGATGAATCGAGGAAGCAAGGctcaaatgaactagagagagagagcaagccaagggcacaaataattggaatggaaccagcaaccctcacaagtgaggggagggggctatttatagccacagcccaaattctgcccgttatgcacaataattgagattttcggatattccgaaagattttcggacatgtctgaaaattccagctcagcaccaacagcaaagtcaacgagagatttttcggacattccgaaaacttttcggacaagtccaaAAATTTCCAGAACCAAAAACACCGTTCTGGATGTtctcggaaaagtccgaaaatagctttcggacaagtccgaaaaaaCACAGAAGTGTTTTTTACTTTGCTGAAGTTTTccggaaactccgaaaatctatttcggaaaagtccgaaaataaaCAGAACCATATTTGCCTTCACAgtcattttcggaaagtccgaaaatgattTTCAGACATATCCAAAAATTTCTAGGAGCGAAATTTGGTTCTGtgcattttcggaaagtccgaaaatgactTTCGGATAACTCTGAAAAATTCCAGAACAACTCAAattgaggagaaacacttttaaaaattgattttgagtactttgatcactcctcatatgtcaatgcatcatccctcttaatagtgcggcattcctattgactcaaatgaaaagaaaagttaCAATATACCATTTACTCCTTTGCCGCATCACATCTCATCAACGTATTtggcgggatatgcattacgctaactcattgaggacataacaaccttcacatttgcttaaataaaaatgttagtcctctctaatcgcattgtaattaatcaccaaaatcattaggggcctagatgcactttcaataatttttattcataaattatattcctacttgaactcttataactattgtcgacgggggatacccgtacaccggatatagagggtattggggtacgctggtacgaggatctacgtagtacgacatcaaggaaacagaagacaaagattatactggttcaggcctcttgataggtaatagccctaatccagttggtatgggattatatagtggaaatcacaaattacaaagggaataatagaACTCGATGATACTGACGAGATcatagtcgagttggttcgactagattaCCCGGACTTGGCTCGTATagactccggcttcgtaggctatggtagatgtgttggcggtaaaattcgatgccttaggtcctcccgagGGGTCCCTTTTACATCGCAGGTCAGGTAgtttccaagtaggactcggagacatcggaccctgcacGATACAGTGACGACCCAGTCCTATACGGGTAGGAATCTTTCCATCTGTGGACttcgtgatgaatttccttaatgtaTACAAAGAACGTCCGTACACGCGTAGATATACCATATTGCCGTATAGcgtatatccaagggtagagggtatgccttatccgtaaccctgacagttatttttcttcttttgaaatttattttatttgttatttcgaactttaattaatctcgtcatgtgttttagattatctcttatttcaatagtctttattttttattacaaattttagttatttataaattatattctacTTGagatcttatttttatttttctattttttaaatttattttatttttaattttgaattttagttaatctcgtattgtgtcCTATATAGActatcttttaatatttcttatttttatttccaatttcaattgtttcaaatttgtatttctacttaaactctctttttttattttttttctaaatttggattttttttattttttattttgaattttatttaatatcgtattggtttcttatatgaactcttctttcaatattgcctttttttagtttcgaatttaagttattttcAAAATGTATTCTTACGTGAACTCTTcttcttttctaatttcggactttattttattttatttttattttgaattttaattaatctcatattgggttcttatatggacttttcttcaatattccttatttttaattccgaatttaagttattcttaaattgtattcctacttgactctttttttttctaattttggattttattttatttttatttcgaattttgattaatctcgtattgggttcttatatagatTCTTCTTTTAATATGGCTTATTTTCATTTCCGAATTTCAggtatttttaaattgtatttctacttggactcttcttttcatttctatgattaatgtgggaatttctagcccccacaacgaacgtggtgcctcctttcaaagctgtttaataatataatagatttgtgATAAGAACCGACACGTGGTGCCTAGATCAATTTTGCCAGCAATGAGACCATCCATATATTTTTGTACATCAAATTTCTGCATAAGGCCCAATTGATCAAATGTATCCCGATTAATCGTTGAATAGTACGCAACAACCGTATTCCGTCTTTCATGAACCGAAGGCGAAAAATCGGAGCTAGAAGAATGAACTAAGGGTGAAAACAATTATTGATGTCCATGGATAATTTTTTGTGATGGCCAGTGATGCATGCAGTGGCAGGTGAGGTCCAATCTTGGTGTATTATGTGGTAAAACTTGAAAAACAGTGAGCTCGAGATGAACCAGACGAAAGCCAAATGACCCGGGTTGAACCAACCAAACCATGGCAatcctctccctttcctccAGCATGGCGGCACCCACTCTCCATTCCCTCTAGCGCACAACGCTGCTCTCCCTTCCCTTCAGCAGGGCATTGTTGAGAAGGGCCATGTGCGAGGGGCATCCTGGGACAAGGCACATTCCCGGTCGCTCAGCGTGGTGTCCGGGCTGGATAGAAGCGACGCCGTTACTGACTTACTGCCTGCATGGTGTCGAGAGGCCCTATGGATATGAGGATGCTAGCGTGGTTAGCGAGGCTAGATCTGGGATAATGAAAGAGAGGGGATGGGAGCGGAATCCGTTGGATGTCTCCAGATAAACTTTTGTGGTGCCTTTTTATCTTTTCATGttttcggtaaaaaaaaaatgttttctcaaATTGCCGGCTAGCCAAATTGGCACGTGACCAAACCGCCTTGTGTATACCATGTAGAACTGCTATCACTGTAAAAAGGGGATAGGAGGGTAATTTATTTAGTTTGAATAGTTTTAGGAGGTGGGGTGGTAAATCAAACTACCACAAAAATTTAGGGATGTaactcaaacttttcctttGTTGTAAAACATGGCGGCCGGCGGGTTACAGATGCAAAAACATCATCATCACCTAAACAAATGTGAAAAAAGTAAAGAAGTAAAGAATCTCTCCCCCAAGTAGCTAGCTCAGCACATTTTTGCATGCACCTGTAGCATAGTACTAGTAGTTATACTATGGTTTATCGTCTTTAATTAgcataaaacaaagaaagatgTGCAGTTCTATTGCTGAAGAAAACATACATCGATCTTTAGAGAAAGCAAAGCACATACATAGGCTAATTTCTCctttacctttttcttttcatgttttaAGTGAAGGAAAAGAGGGAATATATAAATCAATGGAGGCGAGAAGCAAACCAAGGTGCAAAGCACAAAGCAAGGAACCCCTGCGTATGCTAGCATTAGTGGAAGGGAAGCGATCGAGAAGATACCAAACCAAACGACCAAGCTATCTACCTATATATCTTCGCTGATCGAGCCTTCTCCCAACATCCGTCTCGTGCTCGCGCTCACGCTCACGCAGAAGCCCATCTATCCAAGCATTCCAATTGCTGCTGCTTCCATCGGTCGGCCAGAAGCTGCATGCTGTTGTCTTAAGTTATTTGGAGCATTCTTCAGTTCGTCAACTGCATATCTAGCCTGACTTCATACTTGCTTCACCTGGCTCTGGGCTTCTGGCGCTCTGCTCTCTATATATACAGAGGTGCGTATTAGTAATAACTAATTATATTTCTTGTAACAATGCATCAACCTAATTAATTTGCGGCTCGCTTGATCAGTTACTTAGTTTATTTGTTCATCgatatttgaaaaaaagaagaagaagcagttCTACTGATTATATATCAAAACATCAGTTGATCATATATGTTGATGTAATTGTTGTGTATATGTGTGTAGGTGGCGAGTGGAATTGATCGGCTGATATAATCTGATATGATGGGTTAGATTAATTGATTTGCTGACGATTCTCCTCTTCCTGATCACCATGATTGAAGATGTACGTACACCTTCTAATTGCACTTTCACATTCTCGAATTATATAAGCATGTCTATTTCTGTctttatttccttttatttGATCGATTTGAGACTTTCATAGCTTAACGTGCGCACAAAACATCAGTATTAGTCGTCCATATATATTCGcgattataattaattatataagtGCCGGAATATATCTTGGCTTGGGGAGGGGGCTTATTGAAATGGTTTAGCTAgcatattaaaagaaaataatatgcaTGCCTGATGTTGTTTCAGTGGTCCGGCATGCGTCGATGTGTTCCAATTTTTATCTCTAGTAAAGATAAGCAAAGTAGATCTCACATGCtcagaacttttttttttctttctgaacaGACCAAAATTCACTAGCAGCTGGTGATTGAAAACCAGTTAATTACGTATGCAGTATACCTATagcatatgtatgtatgtgcaaGTTAACCATGTATCATCGACCTATCGAGCACTCTGACATTAACCAAGCAAGATGGTTGTGGCATGGCAGGCGAGAATAGAAAAGCACGGCCActttattctcttttttccttcaaaata is part of the Oryza glaberrima chromosome 4, OglaRS2, whole genome shotgun sequence genome and encodes:
- the LOC127770684 gene encoding acetyltransferase At1g77540-like — its product is MAKAGGRETAAAEEVVLWREEARRFETPDGEAYLQYRLLAAAQPRSSSSSGDGGATTPAAVMEMAHTYVPGSKRGRGLAARLCDAAFAHARRRGMRILPTCSYISETYLPRNPEWNELVITEKEPKPSSM